One stretch of Prunus persica cultivar Lovell chromosome G1, Prunus_persica_NCBIv2, whole genome shotgun sequence DNA includes these proteins:
- the LOC18789046 gene encoding putative pentatricopeptide repeat-containing protein At1g02420, which yields MMAITVKPPSSQSPLFRYVSQNPALFLSRLICSGSSINDDVETIFRIVSCSNQSRNLKQALKSSGVFLSNDLIDKVLKRVRFSHGNPLQALEFFNYTGNRRGFYHSSFSLDTMLYILGRSRMFDKTWEVLVDIKCKDRNLITPRTVMIVLARIAKVCSVRQTVESFRKFKKLVPEFDTTCFNSLLRTLCQEKSMTDARNVYHSLKHNFTPNLQTFNILLSGWKSSEEAEGFFKEMREMGVEPDIVSYNCLVDVYCKSIEIDKAYKVVEQMRDENISPDVFTYTSIIGGLGLVGQPDKARDVLKEMKEFGCYPDVAAYNAAIRNFCIAKRLGDAYGLMDAMMSKGLSPNATTYNLFFRVFFWSNDLQSSWGLYGRMMHTGCLPNTQSCMFLIRLFKRQEKVDMALQLWNDMVEKGFGSYILVSDVLFDLLCDLGKLMEAERCFLQMMEKGHKPSNVSFRRIKVLMELANKHEALKNLTEKMAVFGSSIYLPGSTKSSAETSRLESLPI from the coding sequence ATGATGGCAATAACAGTGAAGCCTCCCTCATCCCAATCACCATTGTTCAGGTACGTTTCGCAAAACCCagctttgtttctctctcGGTTAATCTGCTCTGGAAGCTCCATTAACGATGACGTTGAGACTATTTTTCGCATAGTCAGTTGCTCGAACCAGTCTAGAAACTTGAAGCAAGCATTGAAATCAAGTGGGGTTTTTCTCTCAAATGATTTGATTGATAAAGTTCTAAAACGGGTTAGGTTCAGCCATGGAAACCCTTTACAAGCTTTGgagtttttcaattatactgGGAATAGAAGAGGGTTTTATCACAGTTCTTTCTCGCTGGATACTATGCTTTATATATTAGGAAGAAGTCGAATGTTTGACAAAACTTGGGAGGTCTTAGTTGACATTAAGTGTAAAGATAGAAATTTGATAACCCCACGGACTGTGATGATTGTTTTAGCTAGGATTGCTAAGGTTTGTTCGGTTAGGCAAACTGTGGAGTCTTTTAGAAAGTTCAAGAAGCTTGTGCCAGAATTCGATACAACTTGTTTCAATTCTCTGTTGAGGACTCTTTGTCAGGAGAAGAGTATGACAGATGCTAGGAATGTGTATCATAGTCTGAAGCATAACTTTACGCCTAATTTGCAAACTTTCAATATATTGTTATCCGGGTGGAAGTCATCTGAGGAAGCTGAGGGGTTCTTTAAGGAGATGAGGGAGATGGGTGTGGAGCCTGATATCGTTTCATACAATTGTTTGGTTGATGTTTATTGTAAGAGTATAGAAATAGACAAAGCATATAAGGTGGTAGAGCAAATGCGTGACGAGAATATATCACCTGATGTGTTCACCTATACTAGTATCATTGGGGGATTGGGGTTGGTTGGTCAGCCTGATAAAGCCAGAGATGTATTAAAGGAAATGAAGGAGTTTGGGTGCTACCCTGATGTTGCAGCATACAATGCTGCCATTAGGAATTTTTGTATTGCGAAGAGGCTTGGTGATGCTTATGGGTTAATGGATGCAATGATGAGTAAGGGTTTGAGTCCAAATGCAACTACGTACAATTTGTTCTTTAGGGTTTTCTTCTGGTCGAATGACTTGCAAAGCTCATGGGGTTTGTATGGGAGAATGATGCATACTGGATGCCTGCCAAATACACAGTCTTGTATGTTCCTGATTAGGTTGTTTAAGAGGCAGGAAAAGGTGGATATGGCATTGCAGCTGTGGAATGATATGGTTGAGAAGGGTTTCGGTTCTTATATATTAGTATCTGATGTGTTGTTTGATTTGCTTTGTGACTTGGGAAAACTAATGGAAGCAGAAAGATGCTTTTTGCAGATGATGGAAAAGGGGCATAAGCCAAGTAATGTTTCCTTTAGAAGGATCAAGGTTCTTATGGAACTGGCAAACAAGCATGAGGCCCTGAAGAACTTGACAGAGAAAATGGCAGTTTTTGGCTCTTCAATCTATCTGCCTGGGAGTACAAAGAGCTCAGCAGAGACATCACGTTTAGAATCACTTCCAATATAA
- the LOC18790624 gene encoding 12-oxophytodienoate reductase 2, giving the protein MAAQGPSSPLLTPYKMGKFNLSHRVVLAPLTRQRSYGNVPQPHAILYYSQRTSNGGLLIAEATGVSDTAQGYPDTPGIWTKEQVEAWKPIVDAVHAKGGVFFCQIWHVGRVSNSGYQPNGQAPISSSDKPLTPQLRSNGIDVAEFTPPRRLRTDEIPQIVNDFRLAARNAIEAGFDGVEIHGAHGYLLDQFMKDQVNDRTDEYGGSLENRCRFALEVVEAVANEIGADKVGIRLSPFANYMESGDSDPKALGLYMANSLNKYGILYCHMVEPRMRTVGEKCACPHSLVPMRKAFNGTFIAAGGFDREDGNNAVAEGRADLIAFGRWFLANPDLPKRFELNAPLNKYNRETFYVSDPVIGYTDYPFLETTA; this is encoded by the exons ATGGCTGCTCAAGGTCCCTCAAGTCCTCTCCTCACTCCTTATAAAATGGGAAAGTTCAATCTTTCTCATAG AGTTGTTTTAGCACCATTGACTAGACAAAGATCATACGGAAATGTTCCTCAGCCACATGCCATCTTATATTACTCTCAGAGAACATCTAATGGGGGTCTTCTCATAGCTGAAGCCACTGGAGTTTCTGACACAGCTCAAGG GTACCCAGATACTCCTGGTATATGGACTAAGGAGCAAGTGGAAGCATGGAAACCGATTGTTGATGCGGTTCACGCTAAAGGCGGTGTCTTCTTCTGTCAGATTTGGCATGTGGGAAGGGTTTCAAATAGTG GTTATCAGCCAAATGGGCAAGCTCCAATCTCTTCTTCTGACAAGCCACTGACCCCACAACTACGATCTAATGGTATTGATGTTGCTGAGTTTACACCTCCAAGGCGATTAAGGACAGATGAAATCCCACAAATTGTCAATGATTTTAGACTCGCTGCAAGGAATGCTATCGAAGCTG GCTTTGATGGAGTGGAAATTCATGGGGCCCATGGCTACCTTCTTGATCAGTTTATGAAAGATCAAGTGAATGATCGAACAGACGAATATGGTGGATCTTTGGAGAATCGTTGCCGATTTGCTCTGGAAGTCGTTGAAGCTGTTGCTAATGAGATAGGAGCAGATAAAGTTGGAATTAGATTATCTCCATTTGCCAACTATATGGAATCAGGGGATTCAGATCCGAAAGCATTAGGCCTTTATATGGCCAATTCCTTGAATAAATATGGAATTCTGTACTGCCATATGGTTGAGCCGAGAATGAGGACAGTTGGAGAAAAATGTGCATGCCCCCACAGTCTTGTACCCATGAGAAAGGCTTTCAATGGTACCTTCATTGCTGCAGGTGGTTTTGACAGGGAAGATGGGAACAACGCTGTGGCTGAGGGTCGTGCAGATCTTATCGCCTTTGGTCGTTGGTTCTTGGCTAATCCAGATTTACCAAAGAGATTTGAGCTTAATGCTCCTCTGAATAAGTACAACAGAGAGACCTTCTATGTATCTGATCCAGTTATTGGCTACACTGATTATCCGTTCCTTGAAACCACTGCTTAA
- the LOC18790763 gene encoding elongation factor 1-gamma gives MHHHRTYISLHKPYPSYTSHLSSLSVQRLGFEDWTIIVDPMALVLHAGNTNKNGFKALIAAEYSGVKVELVKNFEMGVSNKSPKFLEMNPIGKVPVLETPDGPVFESNAIARYVTRLKADNPLFGSTLIEYAHVEQWIDFATLEIDANILRWLIPRIGFAVYLPPAEEAAISALKRALTALNTHLSSNTYLVGHSVTLADIIMACNLTLGFSRLLTKKFTSEFPHVERYFWTLVNQPNFRKILGEVKQAESVPSIQSAKKPSQAKEPTKPKDEPKKEAKKEPAKPKLEEAVAEEEAPKPKAKNSLDLLPPSKMILDEWKRLYSNTKTNFREVAVKGFWDMYDPEGYSLWFCDYKYNDENTVSFVTLNKVGGFLQRMDLARKYAFGKMLVIGSEPPFKVKGLWLFRGQEIPKFIIDECYDMELYDWRKVDITDEDQKERVNQMIEDQEPFEGEALLDAKCFK, from the exons ATGCATCACCACCGCACATATATTTCCCTCCACAAACCCTACCCATCATATACATCTCACCttagctctctctctgtgcaacGGCTAGGCTTCGAAGATTGGACAATTATCGTTGACCCAATGGCTTTG GTGTTGCACGCGGGGAACACTAATAAAAATGGTTTCAAGGCACTTATTGCTGCCGAGTACAGTGGTGTCAAAGTTGAACTGGTGAAGAATTTTGAGATGGGTGTGTCCAACAAAAGTCCCAAGTTTCTTGAAATGAACCCCATTGGGAAG GTTCCTGTGTTAGAAACACCTGATGGACCTGTTTTTGAGAGTAATGCCATTGCACGCTATG TTACTCGGTTGAAGGCAGATAATCCTCTTTTTGGTTCTACCTTAATTGAATAT GCTCATGTGGAGCAATGGATTGATTTTGCCACTTTGGAGATTGACGCCAATATTTTGCGATGGTTAATACCACGTATCGGTTTTGCTGTTTACCTTCCTCCG GCTGAGGAAGCTGCAATTTCTGCATTGAAGAGAGCGCTAACTGCTTTGAATACTCATCTTTCTTCCAACACGTACCTGGTCGGGCATTCTGTGACGTTGGCTGATATCATTATGGCATGTAATTTGACTCTGGGATTTAGCCGGttattgacaaaaaaatttacctcTGAATTTCCCCATGTTGAGAGATACTTTTGGACCTTGGTTAATCAGCCAAATTTTCGCAAGATATTGGGCGAAGTTAAACAAGCAGAATCTGTTCCATCTATTCAGTCAGCAAAGAAGCCTTCACAGGCAAAGGAACCCACAAAACCTAAGGATGAACCAAAGAAAGAGGCCAAGAAAGAACCAGCGAAGCCTAAATTAGAAGAGGCTGTTGCTGAAGAAGAGGCACCCAAGCCCAAGGCAAAGAATTCTCTTGATCTTTTGCCTCCTAGCAAGATGATTCTGGATGAATGGAAAAGGCTTTATTCAAACACAAAGACCAACTTCCGTGAGGTTGCTGTTAAAG GATTCTGGGACATGTACGATCCAGAGGGTTACTCTCTTTGGTTCTGCGATTACAAGTACAATGATGAAAATACTGTATCATTTGTGACTTTGAACAAGGTGGGTGGTTTCCTGCAGCGGATGGATTTGGCTCGTAAGTATGCATTTGGGAAGATGTTGGTGATTGGCTCGGAGCCTCCATTTAAGGTTAAGGGCTTGTGGCTCTTCCGGGGAcaagaaattccaaaattcaTAATTGACGAGTGTTATGACATGGAACTGTATGACTGGCGTAAGGTTGACATCACTGATGAGGATCAAAAGGAGCGCGTTAATCAGATGATTGAAGATCAGGAGCCTTTTGAGGGGGAGGCTTTGTTGGATGCCAAATGTTTCAAGTGA